One window from the genome of Salvia miltiorrhiza cultivar Shanhuang (shh) chromosome 7, IMPLAD_Smil_shh, whole genome shotgun sequence encodes:
- the LOC130996168 gene encoding uncharacterized protein LOC130996168 produces MDRSTFARLCVILRERGGLVNGRFVTVEEQVAMFLSVLAHHKKNRVVQFDFWRSGQTISHYVHAVLGAIIRLHDLVLAKLEAVPADSNDPRWRWFKGCLGALDGTYVSVMVGNEDKPRYRTRKGQISINVLGVCDRNLNFSYVLAGWEGSAADSRILRDAISRPHGLKVPKGNYYLCDNGYANSEGFLTPFKGVRYHLKEWGPNNARPQNKEELFNLRHSKARNAIERAFGILKMRWGILRSPSFYPIRVQNRLIMAAFLLHNFIRMEMPVDPIEQQLDAMPQDNDATLDGTSDEFIDEVDSSPHWNAARNALAEAMWLQYVNNN; encoded by the exons ATGGACCGTAGTACTTTTGCTAGGCTTTGTGTTATTTTGCGAGAACGGGGGGGTTTGGTTAACGGGCGATTCGTTACTGTTGAGGAACAAGTAGCAATGTTTCTTTCAGTTTTAGCCcaccataaaaaaaatagagtagtTCAGTTCGATTTTTGGAGATCCGGTCAAACAATATCGCACTACGTACACGCCGTTTTAGGAGCTATTATACGGCTACATGATCTGGTCTTAGCTAAGCTAGAGGCTGTTCCCGCGGATAGCAATGATCCACGTTGGCGGTGGTTCAAG GGCTGTTTAGGGGCATTAGACGGCACGTACGTGAGTGTCATGGTTGGTAATGAGGATAAACCCCGATATAGAACACGGAAAGGGCAGATATCAATCAATGTGTTAGGTGTATGCGATCGGAATCTGAATTTCAGTTATGTTTTAGCCGGTTGGGAAGGTTCGGCTGCGGACTCTAGAATCTTACGAGATGCAATTAGTAGACCTCATGGCCTTAAGGTCCCAAAGG GGAATTATTACTTGTGTGACAATGGTTACGCGAATAGTGAAGGTTTCCTAACGCCGTTCAAGGGTGTTAGGTACCATTTAAAAGAGTGGGGACCAAACAATGCACGCCCACAAAATAAAGAGGAGCTTTTTAACTTGAGACATAGTAAAGCGAGGAACGCCATAGAAAGAGCCTTTGGGATATTGAAGATGAGATGGGGTATACTAAGATCACCTTCTTTTTATCCAATTCGAGTGCAAAATCGACTTATAATGGCTGCCTTCTTGCTGCACAATTTCATTCGGATGGAAATGCCGGTAGATCCTATTGAACAACAACTAGATGCCATGCCCCAAGACAACGATGCAACATTAGATGGGACATCCGATGAATTCATAGATGAAGTTGATAGTTCCCCCCATTGGAACGCGGCGAGGAATGCCTTGGCCGAGGCAATGTGGTTACAATATGTGAACAACAATTAG